In Planctomicrobium piriforme, a single genomic region encodes these proteins:
- a CDS encoding DUF1295 domain-containing protein: protein MEDPLLINALAILGLMTLVWVISLPLRKVDIIDIAWGAGFVMVAWISFALQGESPARWTAPVGILTLLTTIWGLRLATHLARRNLGHAEDKRYAAMRAARPNSFWWKSYFMVFLLQGALLWVVSLPLQLGTRQTAIALNWQHAVGIALWGIGFFFEAVGDWQLTRFKSNLANKGKVMQTGLWRYTRHPNYFGDFCVWCGLFLIATGDGRHWATIISPLIMSFLLLKVSGVTLLERSLQQEKPDYAEYARRTSSFFPWPPAR from the coding sequence ATGGAAGATCCTCTGCTGATCAACGCGCTGGCGATTCTCGGCTTGATGACGCTGGTCTGGGTGATCAGTCTTCCATTGCGGAAGGTCGACATTATCGACATCGCGTGGGGGGCCGGGTTTGTGATGGTCGCCTGGATTTCTTTTGCATTGCAAGGCGAATCGCCGGCTCGCTGGACTGCACCGGTAGGCATCCTGACCCTGCTGACCACGATCTGGGGACTGCGGCTGGCAACCCATCTGGCTCGGCGCAATCTGGGGCATGCGGAAGACAAGCGCTACGCAGCGATGCGGGCTGCCCGACCTAACTCGTTCTGGTGGAAGAGCTATTTCATGGTCTTCCTGCTGCAGGGAGCGCTGCTGTGGGTCGTCTCACTGCCGCTGCAGTTGGGGACTCGGCAGACTGCGATCGCGCTGAACTGGCAGCACGCTGTCGGGATCGCGCTGTGGGGGATCGGCTTCTTTTTCGAAGCGGTGGGTGACTGGCAACTGACTCGCTTCAAGTCGAACCTTGCGAACAAAGGGAAAGTCATGCAGACGGGGCTGTGGCGGTACACGCGGCACCCCAACTATTTTGGCGACTTCTGCGTCTGGTGTGGCCTGTTTCTGATCGCCACCGGCGATGGCCGGCATTGGGCCACGATCATCAGCCCATTGATCATGAGCTTCCTGCTGCTGAAAGTTTCAGGCGTGACCTTGCTCGAGAGATCGCTGCAGCAGGAGAAACCGGACTACGCGGAGTACGCCCGTCGCACCAGCAGCTTCTTCCCGTGGCCGCCTGCGCGTTGA
- a CDS encoding DUF2177 family protein: MQTLKLLGVAMLAVTVLDFIWLGLVMPRFYDQQLGEIARRSGASLAPRWSAAIIVYVLIPLGVVLFVRPLFTPTTTLWQALAWGALYGLILYGTYDFTNLATLEKWNWKLALIDTAWGAAICGLTSVAVKAALDWMNKA; the protein is encoded by the coding sequence ATGCAGACTCTGAAACTCCTTGGCGTGGCGATGCTTGCAGTCACCGTGCTCGATTTCATCTGGCTGGGGCTGGTGATGCCCCGTTTTTACGATCAGCAACTGGGCGAAATTGCCCGGCGTTCAGGGGCGTCTCTCGCTCCCCGCTGGAGCGCCGCGATCATTGTGTATGTGCTGATTCCGCTGGGAGTAGTGCTGTTTGTGCGGCCGTTGTTCACCCCCACGACGACGCTCTGGCAGGCCCTCGCCTGGGGGGCACTCTACGGGTTGATCCTGTATGGCACCTACGACTTCACCAATCTCGCGACGCTGGAGAAATGGAACTGGAAGCTGGCCCTCATCGACACCGCCTGGGGCGCCGCGATCTGCGGACTGACGAGCGTCGCAGTCAAGGCCGCGCTCGACTGGATGAACAAGGCCTGA
- a CDS encoding NAD(P)/FAD-dependent oxidoreductase has translation MRIAIIGGGISGLYAAEKLRARHQITLFEAPRTLGGHVNTVDVEIGGERHAVDTGFIVYNERTYPHFIRLLTDLGIESQPTSMSFSVRCDRSNLEYNGNTLNTLFAQRGNLLRPRFYRLLSEIVRFNRLAKEERGRQATGEAASTQTVGEFLAAHRFAENFSQWYLLPMGAAIWSCPQDKFAGFPIAFLVDFFFHHGLLDLVDRPVWRVIKGGSRTYVNRMLERFGSNVEVRAGTPIQSVSRTSAQVTVTPVGQPSELFDHVIFACHSDQALKLLADPTPTEKELLTAFPYQPNVATLHTDVSVLPRRKLAWASWNVFLPDQQAALPRVTYCMNILQGLKSRHVFNVSLNCDDAIDPAKVLARFQYAHPVFSEQSRAAQRRHAELINVNRTSYCGAYWRNGFHEDGVVSALAVCRGIEGASVGTLISQEVA, from the coding sequence ATGAGAATTGCAATCATCGGCGGCGGCATCTCTGGTTTGTACGCGGCAGAAAAACTGCGGGCGCGGCATCAGATCACGCTCTTTGAGGCGCCGCGCACTCTTGGCGGCCACGTCAACACAGTCGATGTCGAGATCGGGGGAGAGCGACATGCGGTCGACACCGGGTTCATCGTCTACAACGAACGGACTTATCCGCACTTCATCCGTCTGCTGACCGACCTGGGAATTGAATCCCAGCCGACCTCGATGAGTTTCAGCGTCCGCTGCGATCGGTCGAATCTCGAATACAACGGCAACACGCTTAACACCCTCTTCGCACAACGTGGAAATCTGCTGCGACCTCGGTTCTATCGTCTGCTGTCGGAAATCGTCCGCTTCAATCGACTTGCCAAAGAAGAACGAGGTCGACAGGCGACCGGCGAAGCGGCATCGACTCAAACTGTCGGTGAGTTCCTGGCCGCACATCGCTTCGCAGAGAATTTCTCGCAGTGGTATCTGCTGCCAATGGGGGCGGCCATCTGGTCGTGCCCGCAAGACAAGTTTGCCGGTTTCCCGATCGCCTTCCTGGTCGACTTCTTCTTTCACCACGGCCTGCTCGATCTGGTCGACCGGCCTGTCTGGCGGGTGATCAAAGGGGGCTCGCGGACCTATGTGAACCGGATGCTCGAACGGTTCGGGTCGAACGTCGAAGTTCGGGCGGGGACTCCCATTCAATCGGTGTCACGCACGAGCGCACAGGTGACCGTCACTCCCGTCGGGCAACCTTCAGAGTTATTCGACCATGTGATCTTCGCCTGTCACAGCGATCAGGCACTCAAACTGCTGGCCGACCCCACGCCGACGGAAAAGGAACTGCTCACTGCATTTCCCTACCAGCCGAACGTGGCGACGCTGCATACCGATGTTTCGGTGCTGCCTCGTCGCAAACTCGCCTGGGCGAGCTGGAATGTCTTTCTGCCAGACCAGCAGGCGGCCCTGCCGCGTGTGACGTATTGCATGAACATTCTGCAAGGGCTGAAGTCGCGGCATGTGTTTAATGTCTCGCTGAACTGTGACGACGCCATCGACCCTGCCAAGGTGCTCGCCCGGTTTCAGTACGCGCATCCCGTGTTTTCAGAGCAAAGTCGCGCCGCACAGCGTCGGCATGCGGAACTTATCAACGTCAATCGCACTTCGTACTGCGGCGCATACTGGCGAAACGGGTTCCATGAAGACGGCGTCGTGAGCGCATTGGCCGTCTGTCGCGGCATCGAAGGAGCGTCTGTCGGGACATTGATTTCGCAGGAGGTCGCATGA
- a CDS encoding DUF1365 domain-containing protein, producing MIAPPLHRPGSLASCIYEGTLDHRRHTPVSHQFSMPVFMMYVDLQELDQLFGRRGLWSTQWPALAWFRRADHLGDPRQPLLDCVREKVRSVLGWTPTGPVRLLTNFRCAGFGMNPLSLYYCFDADGRQLQACVAEVTNTPWKEQHHYVLDLRSGLGRSIATAEHPKELHVSPFFDMDMGYRWQLRTPGAQLAVHLENIRNGVQLFDATLALRRTEITSAALTRVLVQYPLMTLQVYLGIHWHALRLWWKGVPYVPHPQVTPQVNSTNPNTKTANLVHSKTVH from the coding sequence ATGATCGCCCCTCCCCTCCATCGGCCGGGTTCGCTGGCGAGCTGCATTTACGAAGGGACGCTCGACCATCGTCGCCACACCCCGGTGTCGCATCAGTTCTCGATGCCGGTGTTCATGATGTATGTCGATCTACAAGAGCTGGATCAGTTGTTTGGACGACGAGGACTCTGGTCGACGCAGTGGCCGGCCCTGGCCTGGTTTCGTCGGGCCGATCACCTGGGTGATCCTCGACAACCTCTCCTCGACTGTGTTCGCGAAAAGGTCCGCAGTGTCCTCGGCTGGACGCCCACAGGGCCGGTGCGGCTGCTCACCAATTTTCGCTGTGCCGGCTTCGGGATGAACCCGTTGAGTCTGTATTACTGCTTCGATGCCGACGGCCGGCAATTGCAGGCGTGCGTCGCCGAAGTCACGAACACCCCCTGGAAAGAGCAGCACCATTACGTTCTCGATCTGCGCTCGGGGCTGGGTCGATCAATCGCGACGGCGGAACATCCCAAGGAACTCCACGTCTCTCCGTTCTTCGACATGGACATGGGTTACCGCTGGCAGTTGCGAACGCCGGGGGCTCAACTCGCCGTGCATCTTGAAAACATTCGCAATGGAGTCCAGCTCTTCGACGCCACGCTGGCGCTGCGTCGTACCGAAATCACCAGCGCAGCGCTCACTCGGGTGCTGGTGCAGTACCCGTTGATGACGCTGCAGGTGTACCTGGGAATTCACTGGCACGCCCTGCGGCTCTGGTGGAAGGGGGTGCCGTATGTCCCGCACCCCCAAGTGACGCCACAGGTCAACTCGACAAATCCCAACACAAAGACAGCCAATTTAGTTCATTCAAAGACAGTGCATTGA
- a CDS encoding SAM-dependent methyltransferase gives MNSSVLTAPAKTSATARRGNSFWRTQLLRLMQNLEGGRIQLFEGDHWVGDFGASGPFDVTVNVRDPGFYRSVAWGADVAVGEGYIRGDFQCDDLTSLMRLLLQNSQVLNRLGSQGAWLTGWARRCMHWARANNRNGSRENIRRHYDLGNDFFQLWLDPTLAYSCGIFETPTASLEAASINKFEHICRLLDLQSGDHLLEIGCGWGGLAIHAARNYGCRVTGTTISQAQFDIATQRVRAAGLEDSITLVMQDYRDLSGSYDKVASVEMIEAVGHEFLDQYFQQVGKLVRPGGRFALQGIVMPEGKHRAYLKSVDFIQKYVFPGGCLPSISSMLESVGRTSQLKLTSVEDYSWHYAETLRRWRAAFFERIDDVRALGYPGQFERLWEYYLCYCEAAFEERATGLVQMRLDQPPGR, from the coding sequence ATGAACTCGTCTGTATTGACTGCCCCCGCGAAGACCTCAGCAACAGCCCGGCGCGGAAACTCCTTCTGGCGGACCCAGCTTCTGCGACTGATGCAGAATCTGGAAGGGGGCCGCATTCAGCTTTTTGAAGGAGACCATTGGGTCGGCGACTTTGGCGCCAGCGGTCCCTTCGACGTGACTGTGAACGTCCGCGACCCGGGCTTCTATCGTTCCGTCGCATGGGGGGCCGACGTGGCGGTGGGCGAAGGATACATCCGCGGCGATTTTCAATGCGACGACCTGACGAGTCTGATGCGGCTTTTGCTGCAGAATTCGCAAGTCTTGAATCGGCTCGGCTCGCAAGGCGCCTGGCTCACCGGTTGGGCCCGGCGCTGCATGCACTGGGCGCGGGCGAACAACCGTAACGGCAGCCGTGAGAACATTCGTCGCCATTATGATTTGGGAAACGATTTCTTCCAGTTGTGGCTCGATCCGACGCTGGCTTATTCCTGCGGGATTTTCGAAACGCCGACAGCCAGTCTCGAAGCGGCGTCGATCAACAAGTTCGAACACATCTGCCGTTTGCTCGATCTGCAGTCCGGCGACCATCTGCTGGAGATCGGCTGCGGCTGGGGAGGACTGGCAATTCATGCCGCGCGGAACTACGGCTGCCGCGTCACCGGCACGACCATCTCGCAGGCTCAATTTGACATCGCGACCCAACGGGTCCGCGCAGCCGGACTCGAAGACTCGATCACGCTGGTCATGCAGGATTATCGGGATCTCTCCGGCAGCTACGACAAGGTTGCCTCCGTCGAAATGATCGAAGCGGTCGGCCATGAGTTTCTCGACCAGTATTTCCAACAGGTTGGCAAGCTGGTGCGCCCGGGCGGACGGTTTGCCCTGCAAGGGATCGTGATGCCGGAGGGGAAGCACCGGGCCTACCTGAAGTCGGTCGATTTCATTCAGAAATATGTGTTCCCCGGCGGCTGCCTGCCGAGCATCAGCAGCATGCTCGAATCGGTCGGCCGCACCAGCCAACTCAAGCTGACATCCGTCGAAGACTATAGCTGGCACTACGCCGAAACCCTCCGTCGCTGGCGGGCCGCCTTCTTCGAACGCATCGACGACGTGCGGGCGTTGGGATATCCCGGACAGTTCGAACGCCTGTGGGAATATTACCTGTGCTACTGCGAAGCCGCATTCGAGGAACGAGCCACCGGCCTGGTGCAGATGCGGCTGGATCAACCACCCGGACGCTAG